The Nitrosomonas cryotolerans ATCC 49181 genome includes a window with the following:
- a CDS encoding cytochrome c oxidase assembly protein: MVNSKSKANVTMLKKLLIFTLVMFGFGFALVPFYEKFCEVTGINNLLQADIPGKETQVDTSRWLTVEFDANVRGLPWQFKPLQSSMRIHPGEPVDVMYEIKNTSNREINGQAIPSYSPQLLERHLRKFECFCFTKQTLKPNETRQMPVQFIIEPGLPADMHTVTISYTFFELPGSSNAMNNN; the protein is encoded by the coding sequence ATGGTAAATAGTAAATCGAAGGCGAATGTCACGATGTTGAAAAAGTTGTTGATTTTCACATTGGTTATGTTTGGGTTTGGTTTTGCGCTCGTACCATTTTACGAGAAGTTTTGTGAAGTGACCGGAATTAATAATTTACTTCAGGCGGACATACCGGGGAAGGAAACCCAGGTGGATACCAGTCGCTGGTTAACGGTTGAATTTGATGCCAATGTGAGAGGTCTTCCTTGGCAGTTCAAACCATTACAATCCAGTATGCGTATTCATCCGGGTGAGCCGGTAGATGTGATGTATGAAATCAAAAACACCTCAAATCGAGAGATTAATGGGCAAGCGATACCCAGCTATAGCCCGCAATTGCTAGAGAGACATCTGAGGAAATTTGAGTGTTTTTGCTTCACAAAGCAAACGCTCAAACCAAATGAAACCAGACAAATGCCTGTGCAATTTATTATTGAGCCAGGTTTGCCGGCTGATATGCATACAGTAACGATTTCGTATACCTTTTTTGAGCTACCTGGTAGCAGTAATGCTATGAATAATAATTAA
- a CDS encoding DUF2970 domain-containing protein translates to MNKYTEKQQSTGTVFQIAKAVMWGFMGIRRKSDLEFDAETLRPVQVIIGGLIGGALFVTGVLLLVKLVVS, encoded by the coding sequence TTGAATAAATATACTGAGAAACAGCAATCAACTGGAACGGTGTTTCAAATAGCTAAAGCAGTCATGTGGGGGTTTATGGGAATACGCAGAAAGAGTGATCTTGAATTTGATGCCGAAACACTCAGGCCTGTACAGGTGATCATCGGTGGTCTGATAGGGGGAGCTCTTTTTGTAACGGGTGTATTGCTTCTGGTTAAGTTGGTTGTAAGTTAA
- the ctaD gene encoding cytochrome c oxidase subunit I, with translation MAAVHGDVHGHGHDDHHPGGIMRWVTTTNHKDIGTMYLWFSFTMFLIGGFLAMGIRAELFQPGIQILEPELFNQFTTLHGLIMVFGAIMPAFVGFANWQVPLMIGAPDMAFARMNNWSFWLLPVAASLLLTSFLVPGGAAAGGWTFYPPLSAQGGLGVDMMIFAIHILGASSIMGSINIITTILNMRAPGMTLMKMPMFVWTWLITAYLLVLVMPVLAGAVTMLLTDRHFGTSFFNAAGGGDPVLFQHVFWFFGHPEVYIMILPAFGIVSEIIPTFSRKPLFGYSSMVYATASIAILSCFVWAHHMFTAGMPAVGQLFFMYATMLIAVPTGVKVFNWTATMWRGSMTFETPMLFSIGFVFLFVIGGFSGVICAIVPIDIQVQDTYYVIAHFHYVLVSGALFALFAGAYYWIPKWTGHMYDETLGKWHFWLSMFFFNLTFFVQHFLGLAGMPRRIPDYAIQFADFNMISSIGAFGFGLTQLLFLYIMIKCIRSKEKAPEMPWDGATTLEWTALPTPAPYHSFETPPVVK, from the coding sequence ATGGCAGCAGTACATGGTGACGTACATGGTCACGGACATGATGACCATCATCCTGGTGGCATAATGCGCTGGGTAACAACAACCAACCATAAAGACATCGGCACGATGTATCTGTGGTTTAGTTTTACTATGTTTTTGATTGGTGGGTTTTTAGCAATGGGTATTCGGGCTGAATTGTTTCAGCCTGGAATACAGATACTGGAGCCGGAGTTATTTAATCAGTTTACAACATTGCATGGATTGATAATGGTATTTGGTGCCATTATGCCGGCCTTTGTTGGTTTTGCGAACTGGCAAGTGCCTCTGATGATTGGTGCACCGGATATGGCCTTTGCCCGGATGAACAACTGGAGCTTCTGGCTATTACCAGTAGCCGCTTCTTTGTTGCTGACTTCATTCCTGGTGCCTGGCGGTGCTGCGGCAGGTGGTTGGACATTTTATCCGCCTCTGTCTGCTCAAGGTGGTCTTGGTGTTGATATGATGATTTTTGCAATTCATATTTTGGGGGCTTCCTCAATTATGGGTTCCATTAATATTATTACGACCATATTGAATATGCGTGCACCGGGCATGACATTAATGAAAATGCCGATGTTCGTTTGGACATGGTTAATTACTGCGTACCTGCTGGTTCTGGTTATGCCGGTTTTGGCTGGAGCGGTAACAATGTTGTTGACCGATCGTCATTTCGGTACCAGCTTTTTTAATGCTGCCGGTGGTGGAGATCCTGTTTTATTTCAGCATGTCTTCTGGTTTTTTGGTCATCCAGAGGTCTATATTATGATTTTGCCTGCATTTGGTATTGTCTCCGAGATTATTCCAACATTTTCTCGCAAGCCATTGTTTGGCTATTCTTCAATGGTATACGCGACGGCATCAATTGCAATATTGTCTTGCTTTGTTTGGGCGCATCACATGTTTACGGCAGGTATGCCAGCAGTAGGGCAGTTATTCTTTATGTACGCGACAATGTTGATCGCTGTACCTACAGGTGTGAAAGTGTTTAACTGGACGGCTACCATGTGGCGCGGTTCTATGACATTTGAAACTCCGATGCTGTTTTCCATAGGATTTGTATTTTTATTCGTGATTGGTGGATTCAGTGGCGTGATTTGCGCGATCGTTCCTATAGATATTCAGGTTCAGGATACTTATTATGTAATTGCACATTTTCATTATGTATTGGTGTCTGGTGCATTGTTTGCATTGTTTGCCGGTGCTTATTACTGGATACCTAAATGGACTGGACATATGTATGATGAAACATTGGGTAAATGGCACTTCTGGTTATCCATGTTCTTCTTTAACTTAACCTTCTTTGTGCAGCATTTTCTAGGTTTGGCGGGCATGCCTCGCAGAATTCCTGATTATGCGATACAGTTTGCTGATTTTAATATGATTTCGAGTATTGGTGCGTTTGGGTTTGGCTTAACTCAGCTTCTTTTCCTCTACATTATGATTAAATGCATTCGTAGTAAAGAAAAAGCCCCGGAAATGCCATGGGACGGCGCAACAACGCTGGAGTGGACTGCATTGCCTACCCCTGCTCCATATCATAGTTTTGAGACTCCCCCTGTCGTTAAATAG
- a CDS encoding cytochrome c oxidase subunit 3, whose product MSQESGHYYVPSPSGWPIVGSTAIFFMGFGAALTMNKMELGYGLLAFGFAILIYMLFGWFGVVARESESGKYSGGVDKSFRWGMSWFIFSEVMFFASFFGALFYMRVLSVPWLAEESQMLGPIWSAYEGGWPTSGPGKTDPFTPMGAWGLPAINTLLLLTSGVTCTLAHWALKENRRGALKMWLLATIFLGVLFLCLQGYEYVHAYNDLNLKMTSGAYGSSFFMLTGFHGFHVTLGTIMLIVIFFRSAAGHFTPENHFGFEGVAWYWHFVDVVWLGLFIFVYLL is encoded by the coding sequence ATGAGTCAGGAATCTGGTCACTATTACGTACCGTCTCCGTCGGGATGGCCTATCGTTGGATCTACAGCAATATTTTTTATGGGATTCGGCGCAGCACTAACTATGAATAAGATGGAGCTTGGCTATGGGTTGTTAGCCTTCGGCTTTGCCATTCTTATTTATATGCTCTTTGGTTGGTTTGGTGTGGTAGCACGCGAAAGCGAAAGCGGGAAATATAGTGGCGGTGTCGATAAATCATTTCGCTGGGGCATGAGTTGGTTTATTTTTTCTGAGGTCATGTTTTTTGCTTCATTTTTTGGCGCGCTGTTTTATATGCGTGTGCTATCAGTGCCTTGGCTTGCAGAAGAAAGTCAAATGCTTGGTCCAATCTGGTCTGCCTATGAAGGTGGGTGGCCTACATCGGGACCTGGCAAAACTGATCCATTTACTCCAATGGGTGCATGGGGTCTGCCAGCCATCAACACTTTATTGTTGCTTACTTCGGGCGTGACTTGTACGTTGGCGCATTGGGCGTTAAAAGAAAATAGACGCGGTGCGTTGAAGATGTGGTTGTTGGCAACCATATTCTTGGGCGTGTTATTTCTATGCTTGCAAGGATATGAATATGTGCATGCATACAATGATCTTAATCTTAAAATGACGTCAGGCGCATACGGATCTTCATTTTTTATGCTGACGGGTTTTCATGGATTCCATGTAACACTAGGCACGATCATGCTGATAGTAATATTTTTCCGTTCAGCTGCGGGACATTTTACACCTGAAAATCATTTTGGATTTGAGGGCGTTGCATGGTACTGGCACTTTGTTGACGTTGTCTGGCTCGGATTATTTATATTTGTATATTTATTATAA
- a CDS encoding FAD-binding oxidoreductase, producing MLPSKLLSSLQAVFPTDRLYIDPVDCYTYAYDNSRKIYPPDAVIFPLTSAEIQTAILLCNQHNIPLIPRGRGTGTAGGSLPELGGIALSLERMLNIITVDPANRVIVAEPGVTNQSIQDAAKPHGFFWPPDPSSAMYCSLGGNIATSAGGPHAVKYGTTRDHVLGLKAVTGAGDIIKTGCYTTKGVVGYDLTRLLIGSEGTLAVITEATLKLTSLPDAIAGITAHYRDIASCAAAIVKIMSLSQIPSALEFMDAGSLALIRGRFPNMLPAHSRAMLMIEVDGSSYDIPNLITTVMDACHTDGLLQVENTRDTAHLWKTRKALSPLLRDIAPKKINEDIVVPINSLPELLDGLTQLSDRYQLANVNFGHAGNGNIHVNLLINPDDPGEVSRAEECLNEIFDLTIKLKGTLSGEHGIGSEKRAYINKEIDPVTLNLMKQIKRLFDPNNILNPGKLFP from the coding sequence ATGCTGCCATCCAAACTTCTCTCATCTCTTCAAGCAGTATTTCCTACCGATCGGCTGTATATTGATCCGGTTGACTGCTATACATATGCCTATGACAACAGTCGGAAAATCTATCCACCTGACGCTGTTATTTTCCCATTGACCTCCGCCGAAATACAAACAGCAATATTGCTCTGTAATCAACACAACATCCCACTTATTCCACGAGGTCGAGGGACAGGCACAGCTGGGGGAAGTTTACCTGAGCTGGGCGGTATCGCATTATCGCTTGAGCGGATGTTGAATATTATCACGGTTGATCCGGCCAACCGTGTCATTGTCGCTGAACCGGGCGTAACAAATCAATCTATTCAGGATGCAGCCAAGCCACATGGTTTTTTTTGGCCGCCAGATCCCTCCAGTGCGATGTATTGTAGTCTCGGTGGCAATATCGCCACTTCAGCAGGTGGTCCTCACGCTGTCAAATATGGCACAACGCGTGATCATGTATTGGGGTTAAAAGCCGTCACAGGAGCAGGCGATATTATCAAAACGGGTTGTTATACGACTAAAGGTGTCGTCGGTTATGATCTGACTCGCTTGCTCATTGGGTCAGAGGGAACACTTGCGGTCATTACAGAAGCTACTCTCAAATTAACCTCGCTGCCTGATGCTATTGCCGGTATTACGGCCCATTATCGTGATATCGCAAGCTGTGCTGCCGCAATCGTTAAAATCATGTCACTATCTCAAATTCCCAGCGCACTTGAATTTATGGATGCCGGTTCGTTAGCACTGATACGAGGGCGCTTTCCTAACATGTTACCCGCACATTCCCGTGCCATGCTTATGATCGAGGTTGATGGCTCATCCTATGATATTCCGAATCTCATTACTACAGTAATGGACGCGTGCCATACGGATGGGCTGTTACAGGTAGAGAACACGCGTGACACAGCTCATCTGTGGAAAACACGCAAGGCTTTATCACCGCTGCTTCGCGACATTGCACCAAAAAAAATAAATGAAGATATCGTTGTCCCCATTAACTCGCTTCCGGAATTATTGGATGGGCTCACTCAACTAAGTGATCGATATCAACTCGCTAATGTTAACTTTGGTCATGCCGGCAATGGCAATATTCACGTCAATTTATTAATTAATCCAGACGATCCGGGGGAAGTAAGCAGAGCCGAAGAATGTTTAAACGAAATTTTTGATCTTACGATAAAACTGAAAGGCACATTATCCGGCGAACACGGAATTGGTAGTGAAAAGCGGGCTTATATCAATAAAGAAATTGACCCTGTTACATTGAATCTAATGAAACAGATTAAGCGATTATTTGATCCCAATAACATCCTGAATCCCGGAAAATTATTTCCTTGA
- a CDS encoding zinc ribbon domain-containing protein has product MERWYPSSKRYSECGHTVNKMSLNVYEWTFPECESIHDRDINAARNVLAAGLAVSALGENP; this is encoded by the coding sequence ATTGAGCGATGGTATCCAAGTAGCAAACGCTACTCGGAATGTGGGCATACGGTAAATAAGATGTCTTTGAATGTGTACGAATGGACTTTTCCGGAATGCGAATCAATCCATGATCGAGATATCAACGCAGCACGTAATGTTTTGGCCGCTGGACTAGCAGTGTCAGCCCTTGGAGAAAATCCGTAA
- a CDS encoding SURF1 family protein, giving the protein MTILGYSIKPKLWSVIVTMIFFVLFIQLGNWQLSRADEKKMRQEQLDQLSKEPIVTLPDSLVKLKDFQYRMVEVRGEYVPKHTILLDNKTFKGIAGYHVLTPIRLVDSSTHVLINRGWIATGPDRTRLPELPVMEGEVTVTGIVVSPIQRMLQLSEPVGRNVVWGNFDLKRYEEITGLVLQPVLVLQKNESEDGLVRQWERPGSGSDRNLGYAIQWFSLAGTIIVIFLVLNVKRSRSENKQT; this is encoded by the coding sequence ATGACTATACTGGGATACAGCATTAAGCCAAAGTTATGGTCGGTTATTGTTACCATGATATTTTTTGTCTTGTTTATTCAGCTTGGGAATTGGCAGTTATCTCGTGCTGACGAGAAAAAAATGCGGCAAGAGCAATTGGATCAGTTGTCTAAGGAACCGATAGTTACACTTCCTGACTCACTCGTCAAACTAAAGGATTTTCAATACCGTATGGTAGAGGTGCGTGGCGAATACGTTCCAAAGCATACAATTTTGCTAGACAATAAAACGTTTAAAGGGATAGCTGGTTATCATGTGCTTACTCCAATTAGACTAGTTGATAGCTCCACACATGTATTGATTAATAGAGGTTGGATAGCTACAGGCCCAGATCGAACCCGGCTGCCTGAATTGCCTGTGATGGAGGGAGAAGTCACTGTTACAGGGATTGTTGTTTCCCCAATACAAAGAATGTTGCAGCTATCTGAGCCGGTTGGAAGGAATGTAGTATGGGGAAATTTTGATTTAAAGCGGTACGAAGAAATTACTGGACTTGTTTTGCAACCAGTTTTGGTGTTGCAGAAAAATGAGTCAGAAGATGGTTTAGTTCGTCAATGGGAAAGACCAGGTTCAGGATCTGATAGAAATTTAGGTTATGCGATCCAATGGTTTTCTTTGGCGGGGACAATAATCGTTATTTTTTTGGTGTTGAATGTCAAACGAAGTCGTTCAGAAAACAAACAGACGTAA
- a CDS encoding SCO family protein, whose amino-acid sequence MSNEVVQKTNRRKLLILILLMCAPVVVSYLLYFFEFRPGSINYGELIAVNKLSGSGVNQKDNTIFRMRDLRGKWIMMTVDSGNCDEACQTKLYHMRQVRLVQNKEKHRVERLWLIDDDISPETELAEKYEGTFFVNTKDSDLLDAIPPRELQRKYIYLIDPLGNLMMRYPEGADPTKMGKDIKRLLHVSQLEH is encoded by the coding sequence ATGTCAAACGAAGTCGTTCAGAAAACAAACAGACGTAAGTTATTAATATTGATATTGTTAATGTGTGCGCCTGTCGTGGTTTCATACCTATTGTATTTTTTTGAATTTCGGCCAGGAAGTATTAATTATGGAGAGCTGATAGCGGTTAATAAATTATCAGGCTCAGGTGTTAATCAGAAAGATAATACGATATTTAGAATGCGTGATCTGCGTGGTAAATGGATAATGATGACAGTGGATTCAGGAAATTGTGATGAGGCTTGTCAAACGAAACTTTACCACATGCGTCAGGTTCGCCTGGTTCAGAATAAGGAGAAGCATCGTGTTGAACGACTTTGGCTCATCGATGACGATATTTCTCCTGAGACGGAATTAGCTGAAAAATATGAAGGCACATTTTTTGTTAACACAAAAGATAGTGATCTGCTTGATGCCATTCCACCGAGAGAGTTACAAAGAAAATATATTTATCTGATTGACCCATTGGGAAATTTAATGATGCGTTATCCTGAAGGTGCCGATCCGACAAAAATGGGCAAGGATATTAAGCGACTGCTACATGTATCGCAACTAGAACATTGA
- the cyoE gene encoding heme o synthase, with product MATSIAWQTTASRIQQFYRLTKPRVVSLIVFTAFIGMFLAVPGAVPLDALIFGTLGIALVAGAAAALNCLVEYKFDAVMARTRGRPLPQGQVSTLETLFFLGLVGGSGLFILHQWVNPLTMWLTLATFVGYAIIYTIILKPLTPQNIVIGGASGAMPPVLGWTAVTGEITADALLLFLIIFAWTPPHFWALALYRKKEYAEIGMPMLPVTHGDQFTRLHVLLYTVILCIVTVLPYITQMSGLIYLASAVILDAVFMYYAIEIYRNYSDQLARKAFRFSILYLALLFVALLIDHYFYF from the coding sequence ATGGCAACGAGTATAGCATGGCAGACGACGGCATCGCGGATACAGCAATTCTATCGGTTGACGAAACCACGGGTTGTGTCACTGATTGTGTTTACGGCATTTATCGGTATGTTTCTTGCTGTTCCGGGTGCAGTTCCGTTAGATGCGTTAATATTCGGTACATTAGGGATTGCTTTAGTGGCAGGTGCAGCAGCTGCCTTGAATTGCTTAGTGGAATATAAATTTGATGCTGTTATGGCGCGTACACGTGGTAGACCGTTACCACAGGGACAAGTCAGCACACTAGAAACGTTGTTTTTCTTAGGTTTGGTTGGCGGTTCAGGCTTGTTTATACTTCACCAATGGGTGAATCCACTAACCATGTGGCTGACACTGGCAACGTTTGTTGGCTATGCGATCATTTATACCATTATTCTAAAACCCTTAACACCTCAGAATATTGTCATTGGTGGCGCATCAGGTGCCATGCCTCCCGTATTGGGCTGGACAGCGGTTACAGGTGAGATCACAGCCGATGCTTTACTTCTGTTTTTGATAATCTTCGCATGGACCCCACCTCATTTCTGGGCGCTCGCACTTTATCGAAAGAAAGAGTATGCAGAGATTGGTATGCCGATGCTTCCGGTTACACACGGTGATCAATTTACGCGTTTACACGTTTTACTGTACACCGTAATATTATGTATTGTGACTGTACTACCATACATCACGCAAATGAGTGGCCTGATTTATTTAGCCAGCGCTGTAATTTTAGATGCTGTCTTTATGTACTATGCTATAGAAATTTATCGTAATTATAGCGATCAGTTGGCACGGAAGGCCTTCCGCTTTTCGATTTTATATTTAGCGTTACTATTTGTTGCATTATTAATTGATCATTATTTTTATTTCTAA